One window from the genome of Streptococcus halotolerans encodes:
- a CDS encoding ISL3 family transposase, protein MEQLDYIKDSLDIKDPNITFEKTFDKFFTHREYHAKLDYDAPQCPDCQGKMTKYDFQKPCKIPYLEMAGCKVLIRLKKRRFKCQACGKMAVAKTSLVRENHQIPNIINHKITDKLMSREAMTKIAEDLSISVSTVYRQLNRFECKTDLTWLPENMSWDEYAFKKGKMSFIAQDFDANKIIAILDGRTQAVIRNHFMRYSHKVRSRVKVITMDMFSPYYDIAKQLFPKAKIVLDRFHIVQQLSRAMNRLRIQIMNQFERQSHDYKALKRYWKLIQQDSRNLNDKRFYRPTFRMHLTNQEIVQRLLNYSDELRHHYELFQCLLFHFQEKQEKHFFELISDTIKQVHPIFKTVLSTFLKDKEKIINALKLPYSNAKLEATNNLIKVIKRNAFGFRNFENFKKRIYLALNTTKEKTKLVLSRC, encoded by the coding sequence ATGGAACAATTAGATTATATCAAAGATTCGCTTGACATTAAAGACCCTAACATCACTTTTGAAAAGACATTTGACAAGTTCTTCACTCACAGAGAGTATCATGCCAAGTTAGATTATGATGCCCCGCAATGCCCTGATTGTCAAGGAAAAATGACAAAGTACGATTTCCAAAAGCCTTGCAAAATTCCCTATCTGGAAATGGCGGGTTGTAAAGTACTGATTCGTCTCAAAAAGCGTCGCTTCAAATGTCAAGCGTGTGGGAAAATGGCTGTCGCTAAGACCTCTCTAGTCAGAGAAAATCATCAGATTCCCAACATCATTAACCACAAAATCACCGACAAACTCATGAGCCGTGAAGCAATGACAAAAATCGCTGAAGACCTGTCTATCTCTGTGTCAACTGTCTATCGGCAACTCAACCGCTTTGAGTGCAAGACCGATTTAACCTGGTTACCTGAGAACATGTCCTGGGATGAGTATGCTTTCAAGAAGGGAAAGATGAGCTTTATTGCCCAAGATTTCGATGCTAACAAGATTATCGCTATCCTTGATGGGCGGACGCAAGCTGTCATCAGAAATCATTTCATGCGGTATTCTCACAAGGTGCGCAGTCGTGTCAAAGTCATCACCATGGATATGTTTAGTCCCTATTATGACATCGCTAAGCAACTGTTTCCTAAGGCGAAGATTGTTCTCGATAGGTTCCACATTGTTCAACAGTTATCTCGTGCTATGAACCGTCTCCGTATCCAAATCATGAACCAATTTGAGCGTCAATCTCACGACTATAAGGCCTTGAAACGTTACTGGAAACTCATCCAACAAGATAGTCGTAACCTAAACGATAAACGGTTTTATCGTCCAACTTTTCGCATGCACTTGACCAATCAAGAGATTGTGCAACGTCTTTTGAACTACTCTGATGAGCTACGTCACCACTATGAACTCTTCCAATGCCTTCTCTTTCATTTCCAAGAAAAGCAGGAGAAACACTTCTTTGAACTCATTTCTGATACCATCAAACAGGTCCATCCCATCTTCAAGACCGTCTTGTCAACCTTTCTAAAAGACAAAGAGAAGATTATTAATGCTCTGAAACTACCTTATTCCAATGCCAAACTAGAGGCCACCAACAACCTTATTAAAGTCATTAAGCGAAATGCTTTTGGCTTTAGGAACTTCGAAAACTTCAAAAAACGGATTTATCTTGCTTTGAACACAACAAAAGAGAAGACCAAACTGGTCCTCTCTCGGTGTTAG
- the phoU gene encoding phosphate signaling complex protein PhoU produces MLRTQFEEELDKLHNQFYAMGTEVLAQINKSVRAFVSHDRDLAQEVIDEDEVVNNYETKLEKKSLEIIALQQPVSQDLRTVITVLKASNDVERMGDHASSIAKATIRMKGEERVPHVEAEISKMGKAVKRMLEDAFNAYINGDEAAAREVAAKDEEIDEYFRTIQHQAVEGIRENPEAAFAGKEYFQVLMYLERIGDYARNICEWVVYLKTGKIIEL; encoded by the coding sequence ATGTTACGTACACAATTTGAAGAAGAATTAGATAAATTGCACAATCAATTTTATGCTATGGGAACAGAAGTTTTGGCACAGATTAACAAAAGTGTTCGCGCCTTTGTTAGCCATGACCGTGATTTAGCTCAGGAAGTGATTGACGAAGATGAAGTGGTTAACAATTACGAAACCAAACTTGAAAAAAAATCACTTGAAATTATCGCTCTGCAACAACCAGTTTCACAGGATTTGCGAACCGTTATTACTGTTTTAAAAGCTTCTAACGACGTTGAGCGCATGGGCGATCATGCTTCCTCTATTGCAAAAGCAACGATTCGAATGAAGGGAGAAGAGCGTGTTCCTCACGTAGAAGCAGAAATTAGCAAGATGGGGAAAGCCGTTAAACGCATGTTAGAAGATGCTTTTAACGCTTATATCAATGGTGATGAGGCTGCTGCTCGCGAAGTTGCGGCTAAGGACGAAGAAATTGATGAGTACTTCAGAACAATCCAACATCAAGCGGTGGAAGGTATCAGAGAAAATCCAGAAGCAGCTTTTGCTGGCAAAGAGTATTTTCAAGTTCTCATGTATCTGGAACGTATTGGTGATTATGCTCGCAATATTTGCGAGTGGGTAGTCTATCTTAAAACTGGCAAGATTATCGAATTATAA
- a CDS encoding M1 family metallopeptidase, whose translation MTVVEHLIETFIPENYNLFLDLNRQEKQFSGNVAITGEALDNQIALHQKGLHIESVKLDNETLTFEVDHDNECVRIDSPDTGMMTLVIEFSGKITDNMTGIYPSYYTEDGVKKEVISTQFESHFAREAFPCIDEPEAKATFDLSLKFDQEEGEIALSNMPESNPELRQETGVWSFETTPRMSSYLLAFGFGDLQGKTQKSKNGTEVGVFSTKAHPLKSLDFALDIAVRVIDFYEDYFGVAYPIPLSYHLALPDFSAGAMENWGLVTYREVYLLVDENSTASSRQQVALVVAHELAHQWFGNLVTMKWWDDLWLNESFANMMEYVSIDAIEPSWNIFEDFQTAGVPHALKRDATDGVQSVHIEVNHPDEINTLFDSAIVYAKGSRLMHMLRRWLGDDAFAAGLKAYFKKHQYQNTVGYDLWRALSDASGKDVAGFMNSWLEQPGYPVVTVTVEDDNLVISQEQFFIGDGEKVGRLWQVPLNSNWAGLPDTLTEERLVIPNYSQLAAQNKGALRLNTENTAHYISNYKGQVLEAILNDLDSLDATSQLQVTEERRLLAEGGKISYAELVPLIERLSKADSYMVVSAIVSVLNGLDKFIDENSEEEAAKHDLIRRIFHSKFERLGFLPKPGESDEDEMVRQLVLTQLIEARDLEVTAQASQLFAQYHDDLGKIPASIRTVLLVNEFKSSETADLLKEYIDYYVTTNDGTFKRQLSHAIANTKTESNLSTILGFLKDKDIVKPQDLSSWYGALLSHRFSQATVWKWSKDNWDWIKEVLGGDMSFDAFVIIPSRLFKTAEAFEEYRTFFEPQLDDMAISRNIAMGIKEISARLELINQEKEAISKALLT comes from the coding sequence ATGACAGTAGTTGAACACTTGATCGAAACGTTTATTCCAGAAAACTATAATCTTTTTCTTGATTTGAATCGCCAGGAAAAACAATTTTCAGGTAATGTTGCTATCACAGGAGAAGCGCTAGATAATCAGATTGCCTTGCATCAAAAAGGATTGCACATCGAATCTGTAAAACTAGATAATGAAACACTTACTTTTGAGGTTGACCACGACAACGAATGTGTTCGTATCGATTCGCCTGATACCGGTATGATGACACTGGTCATTGAATTTTCGGGTAAAATCACTGATAATATGACCGGAATTTACCCATCTTATTACACTGAAGATGGTGTCAAAAAAGAAGTTATTTCGACGCAGTTTGAAAGTCACTTTGCAAGAGAAGCTTTTCCATGTATTGATGAACCTGAAGCAAAAGCGACATTTGATCTCTCCTTAAAATTTGATCAAGAAGAAGGAGAGATAGCCCTCTCTAATATGCCTGAATCAAATCCTGAACTTCGTCAAGAAACAGGTGTCTGGAGCTTTGAAACCACACCAAGAATGTCTTCTTATTTGTTGGCTTTCGGTTTTGGAGACCTTCAAGGAAAAACACAAAAATCTAAAAATGGCACTGAAGTTGGAGTCTTCTCAACCAAGGCTCATCCTTTAAAATCACTTGATTTTGCACTAGATATTGCGGTTCGTGTCATTGATTTCTATGAAGATTATTTTGGTGTTGCTTACCCAATCCCATTGTCATACCATCTAGCTCTTCCTGATTTTTCTGCAGGAGCTATGGAGAACTGGGGACTTGTTACTTACCGTGAAGTTTATCTTTTGGTGGATGAAAATTCTACGGCATCAAGTCGTCAACAAGTCGCGCTTGTTGTTGCTCATGAGTTAGCTCACCAATGGTTCGGAAATCTTGTAACGATGAAATGGTGGGATGATCTATGGTTAAATGAAAGTTTTGCCAACATGATGGAATACGTTTCTATTGATGCTATCGAACCTTCATGGAATATTTTTGAAGATTTCCAAACAGCCGGTGTCCCACATGCCCTCAAACGTGATGCGACTGATGGGGTACAGTCAGTACATATTGAAGTAAACCATCCAGATGAAATCAATACCTTGTTTGATTCAGCTATTGTTTATGCTAAAGGAAGTCGTCTCATGCATATGTTGCGTCGTTGGCTTGGTGACGATGCCTTTGCCGCTGGTTTGAAGGCTTATTTCAAAAAACATCAATATCAAAACACAGTAGGGTACGACTTATGGAGAGCTCTTTCAGATGCTTCTGGTAAAGATGTTGCCGGCTTCATGAATTCTTGGTTAGAGCAACCTGGTTATCCAGTTGTGACGGTAACTGTTGAAGATGATAACTTGGTTATTAGCCAAGAACAATTCTTTATTGGTGATGGAGAAAAAGTTGGTCGCTTGTGGCAAGTTCCGCTTAATAGCAATTGGGCTGGCCTTCCAGATACACTAACTGAAGAACGTCTTGTTATTCCTAATTATAGTCAACTCGCTGCGCAAAATAAGGGTGCCCTTCGTTTGAATACTGAGAATACAGCTCATTATATTTCAAATTATAAAGGTCAAGTTTTAGAGGCAATCCTTAACGATTTAGATAGTTTAGATGCAACAAGTCAACTACAAGTAACCGAAGAACGTCGTTTATTGGCTGAAGGTGGAAAAATTTCTTACGCAGAGCTAGTTCCTCTGATTGAGCGATTATCAAAAGCAGATTCATATATGGTTGTCTCTGCCATCGTTTCTGTATTGAATGGTCTTGACAAGTTTATTGATGAGAATAGTGAAGAAGAAGCTGCCAAGCACGACTTGATTCGTCGTATTTTCCATTCCAAGTTTGAACGCTTAGGTTTTCTTCCAAAACCAGGAGAGTCTGATGAAGATGAAATGGTTCGCCAATTAGTTTTAACTCAGTTGATTGAAGCGCGTGATCTCGAAGTAACAGCACAAGCCAGTCAATTATTTGCACAGTATCACGATGATTTAGGGAAGATTCCTGCTTCCATTCGTACGGTACTCTTAGTCAATGAATTTAAATCTTCTGAAACAGCTGACCTTCTAAAAGAATACATTGATTACTATGTCACGACTAATGACGGTACCTTCAAACGCCAATTGTCTCACGCTATTGCTAATACAAAGACAGAAAGTAACCTCTCAACAATTTTAGGCTTCCTAAAAGATAAAGATATTGTTAAACCACAGGATTTATCTTCTTGGTATGGAGCTCTTCTAAGTCACAGATTTAGTCAAGCTACCGTATGGAAGTGGTCAAAAGATAATTGGGATTGGATAAAAGAAGTTCTTGGAGGTGATATGAGTTTCGATGCTTTCGTTATCATACCTTCTCGCTTATTTAAAACAGCAGAAGCGTTTGAAGAATATAGAACCTTTTTTGAACCTCAATTAGATGATATGGCTATTAGCCGTAATATTGCTATGGGGATAAAAGAAATCTCAGCTCGACTTGAATTAATCAACCAAGAAAAAGAAGCCATTTCAAAAGCCCTTTTGACATAA